The following is a genomic window from Citrifermentans bemidjiense Bem.
TGAACCTTTTTTAGGGGGGTAAGAGATGAATCTTTTGATAAAAGGCGGGCGTGTGATTGATCCCTCTCAGGGGATAGATGCGAACCTCGATGTCCTGATCGCCGACGGCGTCGTGCTCGAACTGGGGCAGGGGCTTGCCGCGCCGGAGGGAACTCCGGCCATCGACGCCAGCGGGCTGATCGTGACGCCTGGGCTCATCGACATGCACGTGCACCTGCGCGACCCGGGCCTGGAGTACAAGGAAGACATCGCCACCGGTAGCCGCTCCGCTGCGGCGGGGGGCTTCACCTCGGTTGCCTGCATGCCGAACACCTCGCCGGTCATCGACAGCAAGGCCATCGCTTCCTACATCATCAACAAGGCCAAAAGCGAGGCGCTGGTCAACGTCTTCCCGATCGGCTGCATCACCAAGGGGGGCAAGGGTGAGAGCCTCGCCGAAATGGGCGAGCTCAAGGAAGCTGGTTGCGTCGCGGTTTCCGACGACGGCAAGCCGGTCTGCAACTCCGAGCTGATGCGCCGCGCCCTCGAGTACGCCAAAGGGATCGGCATCGCCGTTATCTCGCACTCCGAGGATCTGGCTCTCGTGGGCGAAGGGGTCATGAACGAAGGGTTCGTCTCCACCGAGCTGGGACTGAAGGGAATCCCCTGGGCTGCCGAAGACATCGCAGTGGCCCGCGAGGTGTACCTGGCCGAGTTCGCAGGAGCACCGGTGCACATAGCGCACATCTCCACCGTGGGATCGGCCCGCATCATCCGCAACGCTAAGGCGCGCGGCGTCAAGGTCACCTGCGAGACCGCGCCGCACTACTTCACCCTGACCGACGAGGCGGTGCGCGGCTATGAAACCAACGCCAAGATGAACCCGCCTTTGAGAAGCGCCGCAGACGTCGAGGCCATGAAGGCCGGCCTTGCCGACGGCACCATCGACGCCATCGCCACGGATCATGCGCCGCACCACCCGGACGAGAAGGACGTGGAATTCAACGTCGCCCTGAACGGCATCGTAGGCCTTGAGACCTCGCTTTCCCTCTCGCTCAAGCTCGTCGAAGAGGGGCGCCTGGACCTGAACCAGCTGGTGTCGCTCATGTCCTGCACCCCGGCGAAGATCCTCGGTCTCGACCGCGGCACCTTGAAGGTCGGGGCCGTGGGCGACGTCACCATCATCGACCCGGCCAAGGAGTGGCAGGTAGAGGCGGCGAAGCTGGAGTCGAAGTCCAAGAACTCCCCCTTCCTTGGCTGGAAGATGAAGGGGAGGGCGGTCTACACCGTCGTGAAGGGGCAGGTGGTGTACCAGGCGTAAGATTGACTCGCGCCACATGCTCCCCCTCCCTTGACGGGAGGGGGAAGTTAAAACGAAATTTGCGCTTTTTTGCGCGGCAGAAATATAACGGACTTGGGAGAAGAAACATGAAAGCAGTACTTGCTCTGGCGGACGGCCGGATTTTCAAGGGTAAGGCCTTCGGTGCGACGGGCGAAACAAGCGGCGAGGTGGTGTTCAATACCGCCATGTCCGGCTATCAGGAAGTCCTCACCGACCCTTCCTACAAGGGGCAGATGGTCACCATGACCTACACCCAGATCGGCAACACCGGCATCAACCCGGAAGATGTGGAAAGCGGGCAGCTCTACCTGTCCGGCTTCATCGTCAGGGAGTACCTGGACTGCTATTCCAACTACCGCGCCACCATGAGCCTGGACGCTTACCTCAAGGAGAACGGCATCGTCGGCATCCAGGGGATCGACACCCGCGCCCTGACCCGCCACCTGCGCGACAAGGGGGCCCAAAACGGCATCATCTCCACCATCGACTTCGATCCGGAGAGCCTGGCCAGGAAGGCGCGCGCCATCCCCTCCATGAGCGGTCTGGACCTTGCCACCGGCGTCACCTGCAGCGCCCCGTACCACTGGACCGAAGGTCTGTGGGACCTGAAGAGCGGCTACCCGCAGGTCGACCGCAAGGATTTGAAGTACAAGGTCGTGGCCTACGACTTCGGCATCAAGCTGAACATCCTGCGCTGCCTGGTTTCCGCCGGTTGCGACGTCACCGTGGTTCCGGCGACCTTCCCTGCGGAGTCCGCGCTCGCCATGAATCCGGACGGCATCTTCCTTTCCAACGGCCCGGGCGACCCTGAGCCGATGAAGGAAGTCATCGAGAACATCAAGAAATTCGTCGGCAAGAAGCCGATCTTCGGCATCTGCCTTGGACACCAGCTCATGGGCCTTGCCCTGGGCGGCCGCACCATCAAGCTCAAGTTCGGCAACCACGGCTCCAACCTTCCGGTCATGGATATGGCCACGAGAAAGGTCGAGATCACCGCCCAGAACCACGGCTTCTCCGTCGATATCCTGTCGCTTAGCAACGTCGCCGGCTTGGCGCACGAGAACCTGAACGACCAGACCGTCGAAGGTATGGCGCACAAGACCCTCCCCATCTTCTCGGTGCAGCACCACCCCGAGGCGTCCCCCGGGCCGCACGACTCGCACTACCTGTTCGACAGGTTCGTCGAGATGATGGAGAAGCATAAGGCGTAGGAAAGGACAGAGGGGAGGAGCCGGCGGCTTGGTCATCGATGGCGACTGCCCCCACCCCCTAACCCCCTCCCGCAAGGGGAGGGGGGATAGAGAGACCCCCTTAGCTAGGGGATGAAGGTGACGGGTTGGCTTCAAAGACGAATCGGCGGTATTTCGAGCTTTACCGCAGCGGCGAGCTGGCGCGGCGCATCAAGGCGGCATATGCCCGCCTGGTCGCCTGCGACATCTGCCCGCATGCCTGCGGGGTGAACCGGCTGGCAGGCGTGAGCGGCCTTTGCAAAAGCGCGAAGACGGTGCGCATAGCCTCTGCCGCCGTCCACCGGGGAGAGGAGCCACCCATCTCAGGGACGCGCGGCTCCGGGACCATCTTCCTCTCCGGGTGCACGTTGAACTGCAAGTTCTGCCAGAACTTCCCCATCAGCCAGTTGCGTAACGGCAAGGACCTGACGCCGGGGGAGTTGGCGGGGAAGATGCTCGGGCTGCAGCAAAAGGGTGCCCACAACATAAACTTCGTCACCCCGACGCACTTCACGCCGCAGATCCTGGCCGCCCTCTACCTGGCCATCCGCAAGGGGTTCACGCTTCCCATCGTCTGGAACACGAGCGGGTACGAGAGCCTTGAGACGCTGGCGCTTCTGGACGGGGTGGTTGACATTTACCTCCCGGACATGAAGTACTGCTCCGACGAGGTGGCGGTGAGGCTTTCCGGGGCGCCGGGATACACCGAAGCGAACCGCCAGGCGCTTGCCGAGATGCTGAGGCAGGTGGGGCAGCTTCGCTGCGACGAGGACGGCATCGGTGAGAGGGGACTCATAGTCCGGCACCTGGTGTTGCCGCAGGGGCAGGCGGGGAGCGCGGAGACGCTTGAGTGGATCGCCGAGAACCTCGGCGCCGAAACGCACATAGCGCTTATGAGCCAGTTCTTCCCGGCGCATGCGGCGGCAGAGACGCCCGGCATAGAGCGCAGGATAACCGCAGAGGAGTACGCCGAGGCGGTAGAGGCGCTGGAAGAGCTGGATCTGGAAAATGGCTGGGTCCAGGAAGAACCGGAGTGAGAACTTCCGTTCAACGTTCAACGTTCAACGTTGGAGCAAAAGTTGGATTTCCTGGCGCAGGATCCGTGCGGCTTGTTTGGCAACAAAGTGACTTTAACGTTGAACGTTGAACGTTTTTAGATTAGACGCAGAACGTAGAACATAGAACGTAGAACAGTTTTTATGATTTAAACAGAACGTTGAACGTTGAACGTTGAACGGTTTTTCCAGGGAGATTTCAATGCCTAAACGCACAGACATCAAGAAGATCCTCATTATCGGCGCAGGCCCGATCGTCATCGGCCAGGCGTGCGAGTTCGACTACTCCGGTACCCAGGCCTGCAAGGCGCTCAAGGAAGAAGGGTTCGAGGTGGTGCTCCTGAACTCCAACCCGGCTACCATCATGACGGATCCGGACTTCGCCGACTTCACCTATATCGAACCGGTCACCCCGGAGATCCTCGCGGCGATCATCGAGAAGGAGCGCCCCGACGCGCTGCTCCCGACCCTGGGGGGGCAGACGGCGCTGAACACGGCCGTGGCGGTAGCGGAAAACGGCACCCTGGAGAAGTTCGGGGTTGAGCTGATCGGCGCGAAACTGCCGGCCATCAAGAAGGCTGAGGACCGCACCCTGTTCAAGGAGGCCATGGTGAGAATCGGCCTCGACGTGCCGAGATCGGGTCTCGCCCACAACTACCAGGAGGCGATGGAGGTCATCAA
Proteins encoded in this region:
- the carA gene encoding glutamine-hydrolyzing carbamoyl-phosphate synthase small subunit, coding for MKAVLALADGRIFKGKAFGATGETSGEVVFNTAMSGYQEVLTDPSYKGQMVTMTYTQIGNTGINPEDVESGQLYLSGFIVREYLDCYSNYRATMSLDAYLKENGIVGIQGIDTRALTRHLRDKGAQNGIISTIDFDPESLARKARAIPSMSGLDLATGVTCSAPYHWTEGLWDLKSGYPQVDRKDLKYKVVAYDFGIKLNILRCLVSAGCDVTVVPATFPAESALAMNPDGIFLSNGPGDPEPMKEVIENIKKFVGKKPIFGICLGHQLMGLALGGRTIKLKFGNHGSNLPVMDMATRKVEITAQNHGFSVDILSLSNVAGLAHENLNDQTVEGMAHKTLPIFSVQHHPEASPGPHDSHYLFDRFVEMMEKHKA
- a CDS encoding dihydroorotase, with the protein product MNLLIKGGRVIDPSQGIDANLDVLIADGVVLELGQGLAAPEGTPAIDASGLIVTPGLIDMHVHLRDPGLEYKEDIATGSRSAAAGGFTSVACMPNTSPVIDSKAIASYIINKAKSEALVNVFPIGCITKGGKGESLAEMGELKEAGCVAVSDDGKPVCNSELMRRALEYAKGIGIAVISHSEDLALVGEGVMNEGFVSTELGLKGIPWAAEDIAVAREVYLAEFAGAPVHIAHISTVGSARIIRNAKARGVKVTCETAPHYFTLTDEAVRGYETNAKMNPPLRSAADVEAMKAGLADGTIDAIATDHAPHHPDEKDVEFNVALNGIVGLETSLSLSLKLVEEGRLDLNQLVSLMSCTPAKILGLDRGTLKVGAVGDVTIIDPAKEWQVEAAKLESKSKNSPFLGWKMKGRAVYTVVKGQVVYQA
- a CDS encoding radical SAM protein, with protein sequence MASKTNRRYFELYRSGELARRIKAAYARLVACDICPHACGVNRLAGVSGLCKSAKTVRIASAAVHRGEEPPISGTRGSGTIFLSGCTLNCKFCQNFPISQLRNGKDLTPGELAGKMLGLQQKGAHNINFVTPTHFTPQILAALYLAIRKGFTLPIVWNTSGYESLETLALLDGVVDIYLPDMKYCSDEVAVRLSGAPGYTEANRQALAEMLRQVGQLRCDEDGIGERGLIVRHLVLPQGQAGSAETLEWIAENLGAETHIALMSQFFPAHAAAETPGIERRITAEEYAEAVEALEELDLENGWVQEEPE